From a single Mobula birostris isolate sMobBir1 chromosome 13, sMobBir1.hap1, whole genome shotgun sequence genomic region:
- the LOC140208440 gene encoding uncharacterized protein: MAHQRVHTGEKPFTCSVCGKSFTNSSTLQGHQRVHTGEKPFTCSVCGKSFTNSSTLQGHQRVHTGEKPFTCSVCGKRFTQSSNLQSHQRVHTGEKPFTCSECGKGFTQSSNLQSHQRVHTGEKPFTCSECGKGFTKLCSLQIHQRVHTGEKPFTCSVCGKGFTNSSSLQSHERVHTGEKPFTCSECGKRFTQSSHLQSHQRVHTGEKPFTCLECGKGFTQSSRLLVHQSVHSGEWPFTCSDCGKGFTCSSKLMAHQRVHTGEMLFTCSVSEKRFTESSNLVAHQQGHTGEKPFTCSVCGKRFTQSSPLQSHERVHTGERPFTCSICGKRFTHPSTLQNHQRVHTGEKPFTCIVCGKRFTQSSTLQKHQRVHTGEKPFTCSVCGKRFTQSSNLQSHQRVHTGEKPFTSSECGKGFAQSSHLLAHQSVHNGEWPLL, translated from the coding sequence atggctcaccagcgggttcacactggggagaagccgttcacctgctcagtctgtgggaagagtttcactaattcatccaccctacagggacatcagcgagttcacactggggagaagccattcacctgctcagtctgtgggaagagtttcactaattcatccaccctacagggacatcagcgagttcacactggggagaagccattcacctgctcagtctgtgggaagagattcactcagtcatccaacctacagagtcatcagcgagttcacactggggagaagccgttcacctgctcagaatgtgggaagggatttactcagtcatccaaccttcagagtcatcagcgagttcacactggggagaagccgtttacctgctcagaatgtgggaagggattcactaagtTATGCAGCCTACagattcatcagcgagttcacactggggagaagccgttcacctgctcagtctgtgggaagggattcactaattCATCTTCCCTACAGAGTCatgagcgagttcacactggggagaagccattcacctgctcagaatgtgggaagagattcactcagtcatcccacctacagagtcatcagcgagttcacactggggagaagccattcacctgcttagaatgtgggaaaggattcactcagtcatccagactgctggtacaccagtcagttcacagtggggagtggccgttcacctgctcagactgtgggaagggattcacttgctcatctaagctaatggctcaccagcgagttcacactggagagatgctgttcacctgctcagtctctgagaagagattcactgagtcatccaacctaGTGGCACACCAGCAaggtcacactggggagaagccgttcacctgctcagtctgtgggaagagattcactcagtcgtccCCCCTGCAGAGCCatgagcgagttcacactggggagaggccgttcacctgctcaatctgtgggaagagattcactcacccatccaccctacagaatcatcagcgagttcacactggggagaagccattcacctgcataGTCTGTGGAAAAAGATTCACccaatcatccaccctacagaaacatcagcgagttcacaccggggagaagccgtttacctgctcagtctgtgggaaaagattcactcagtcatctaacctacagagtcatcagcgagttcacaccggggagaagccgttcaccagctcggaatgtgggaaaggattcgctcagtcatcccacctactggcacaccagtcagttcacaatggggagtggccattgttatgA